The Corynebacterium freiburgense region TGGTGTAGCCCTGAAGCGGCGTACGGAACTTACCTTCCCAATTCACTACCTCTTCACGCCACAACCGGCGGAGCAAGTGGTAGTTTTCAATAGCTAATGGAATGCCTTGGCGAATATCTTTACCAAACCAAGGGTAGACCGGACCGGTATTACCGCGACCCATCATAAGATCAACACGGCCGCCGGAAAGATGCTGCAAGAAAGCATAGTCTTCAGCGATTTTTACTGGGTCATTGGTGGTGATGAGGGTAGTGGACGTGGACAGTAAAAGCTTTTCGGTTTTTGCGGCGATATATGCCAGGTGAGTCGTTGGAGACGACGGAACAAATGGCGGGTTGTGATGTTCACCAGTGGCAAAAACATCGAGCCCTACTTCTTCTGCCTTAAGGGCAATTTCAGTCATGGCATGGATGCGTTCACCTTCGGTTGGAGTGCGTCCAGTAGTTGGATCAGTGGTGACATCACCGATGGTAAAGACTCCAAATTGCATTGCTGCTCCTTTTGTGTAACGCCAATCATGAATATTGACGTATCAACTAACTATAGTCGAGCGTACCCCATAGAATCTTTAATGGGGAATTCCGATTGTTTCAACAACAACATGCAAGGTTTATTCCCAGCAGGTTTGTCCAGTTCACAGCGGTATTTATAGGCAAAAGGCCCAATGCATATAATTGCGTCAGATATTTGGGTTTCCTAGTCGAGGCTTGATTGCGTTTGGAATCGTTTCAGCGTTGTTATTTTCAATAGCTTGCCTTTATTGAAAATCGGGCGTAGGGTCCCAAGTATGACCCACGTTCATTCCCATGGAAAATCAGATCTCGAACATGAGCATCATCATGGGCATGCGCATGCTCATGTCCCGAATTCACTCAAGGCGCTCGTGGGGGTCATTTCCTTAACGGCGACAGTATTTTTTGCGGAACTGATCGCTGGTTTTCTTTCCGGTTCATTAGCGCTCCTTGCGGACGCGGCGCACATGTTTTCGGACTCTGCCGGATTGATTATTGCGCTGCTCGCATTGCTTATTGGCCGCAAAGGGGCGTCGAAACGCGCCACCTATGGGTATCGCCGAGCAGAAGTTCTGGCAGCTGCCTTTAATGCGGCAACTGTGGGGTTGATTGCTATCTGGATTGGTGTAGAAGCTGTACTTAGGATTGGGCACCAGCACGAAGTGGAAACCGGAATGATGCTTATTGTTGCGGTTATTGGTTTATTGGTAAATGGAATTTCCGCGTTCGTACTAATGCGTCAGAGCCATAAAAATATGAATCTCCGTGGTGCGTATTTGCACGTGCTTACAGATATGTTGGGCTCGATAGCGGTTATTATTGCTGGTTTGGTGATTCGCTTTACTGGTTTTGTAATTGCAGATACAGTCGCTTCGCTCTTAATCGCACTTTTTATCGTTCCACAGGCATGGAAGTTGTTTAAAAATGCAATCAATGTTCTTCTGGAAGCTGCACCAGCAGGAGTACATATCGAGCGTATTGAGCATGCAATTGCAGAAATTCCGGGTGTGGTCGGTATTCATGATCTGCATATTTGGAGCGTTACTGGGGAAGATGTCTTAGTAACCTGCCATGTGGTTACTGATGTGCAGTTTACTGATCAGTGTGCGCTTTTGGATCAAGTCACAGATACTCTTGCGGCCCAGGGGGTGGGACATTCCACAATTCAGTTGGAGTCTGCAAAACACTACGATCATGAAGTTATCGAACACTAGGGGGTAGGCTCAAAACATGGCGTTTACCACCCCTAGCTATGACCTAATAGACCTTTTCAGCCGGATTGATCGTGGGGATTTACAACTCCCTGATTTTCAACGTGATTACTCCTGGGATGTAGACCGAATCCGTTCGCTTATAGTTACGGTTCTTCGTGGGTATCCAGTTGGATGTTTGATGGCTTTGGATACTCGAAACGAGCCAATGCGTTTTCGTCCACGTCCACTTGCGGGAGCTCCGGAGAGGGGCGTAGATCCAGGCTTATTGCTATTGGATGGGCAGCAACGGCTCACCACCTTGTACCAATCACTGCGGGGCGATGGTGAAGTGCATACCGTTGATCCGCGCCAAAAACGAATTCGCCGAACATTTTACGTCGATATTGCGCGAGCAGTTTCTGCCGATATTTTGCCTGATGAAGCGGTATTTTCAGTCGATGAAACCGGTAAAGTACGGTCGCATTTCGGGCCGAAAATCCCCGAGGGTATTTTTGATCATGAATCGGCCATAGCAGCAGGGGTGCTCCCAGTTTCTGTACTGCTATTTCCCAAGGGTACGGATATGCTGTTCGATCTTATTGATAGTCCAGTTGGGGATCGTGAAACCATTAAACGGTTTTACAATCATGTGATGAAGCCACTTGCTGGTTATTCTGTCCCAGTTATTCGGCTTGATAGGGAAACTGCACGTGGTGGCGTGGGTTCTATTTTTGCCAAAGCAAACTCTGCTGGCGTGCAAATGGACGTATTCGAATTACTTACCGCGGTATTTGGAACCCAGGATCCGGATTTCAAATTAAGTGAACACTGGGCAAAGATTCGGGATGTTTTGCATACCCATCCGGTTTTGGAGGGTATTGGCCCGACCGAATTCTTAACCGCCGTGGCCCTTTATGTCACTCATCAACGTGGCAAGGCTCACGGTCAACGGGAAGATATTCTCGATCTTGATCTTGACGCATATATTCCGGCAGCCGAGACGATGTGCAAAGGTTTTGAAGAGGCAGCGGATTTCCTGCGTCAGCGCTGCATTTTATTAAAGGAACACGTGCCTTTTACCGCGCAGATTATCCCGCTAGGTGTGATTCTTGCAGCTTTGGATGCGTCAGATTTAGCCAATGCCCATGCATGGGATCGATTAAATCGGTGGTTCTGGGCCGGCGTGTTTGGTGAACTTTATGGCTCCCCGGCAGTTGACGTGCGTGCTGGGCGCGATGTTGATGAGGTAGTTGCGTGGATTAAGGATGTCGACGCCCCGGTGCCAGCGACTGTGGAAAACGCCGTGTTTATGGAATCGAGGTTATTAAGCGCAACTCCAGATACTGGCGTATACCGCGGGATCTTTGCCCTGATTATGGGTCGTGGTGCCCGAGATTGGCGTACTGGAAAAACATTCGATTGTTGGACATTTGACGAACTCGGAGCAAAGTTCTGTTCGATTTTCCCCGCGGCATATGAAGTCGATCCAGTTTTGGCAGAAAGCGTACTAAACCTTACGCCAATGGGGCGGCGCACAGAAATATTTATTGAGGATGCTTCGCCATCACGCTATTTGGGACGTATCCAAAATAAGTCGCTTATGGAGGATGCGGAATTTGACCACGTCTTGGCATCCCATTTATTGGATCCAGAACTACTTCATAGTGCACGTGCTACCGAATTCTTTACAGATCGACGCCGTAAATTGCTCAATATGGTAGAGGAAGCCATGGGCACCCAAGCGGTACGCGATGTCGATGAATCCGATCTTGCGGGTGGTGAAGAAGGCCCAGATGCATTTGCAAACGCTTAGTAGCGTATCTGCTCTGTGAGATGGGTGGGTTTTTCTAAAGTAATGGTGAGTTTTGGGTGGTAAACGGTTAGACTGTTTCCCAGTCGCACGCCAATGAGTCGGCGTGGGCCTGCTCTAATGTTTGGCGCGGTCGTGTCGAACATTATTGCGGAAGTCAACTTCCTTTAAAGGAGCACAGATCCGTGAGCCAGAACGCTCTTCCGGTTGTCCTCATTGCAGATAAATTAGCGCAATCCACTGTAGATGCGCTTGGAGATTCCGTGGAGGTGCGTTGGGTTGATGGCCCAAACCGCCCGGAACTTCTCGCGGCCGTCGCAGATGCAGACGCTTTACTTGTCCGATCCGCCACCACCGTCGATGCAGAGGTATTAGAAGCCGCACCGAAACTCAAGATTGTCGGCCGCGCGGGTGTGGGTTTGGATAATGTTGATATTGCCACCGCAACAGCTCGCGGTGTGATGGTGGCAAATGCCCCAACGTCGAATATTCACTCGGCGTGCGAGCATGCGATCTCCTTATTGCTTGCAACGGCACGTCAGATTCCGGCAGCAGATAAAACCTTGCGTGATGGCGAATGGAAGCGTTCTTCTTTTAGTGGTGTCGAGATCTACGGTAAGGCTGTAGGTATTGTCGGCTTCGGTCATATCGGACAGTTGTTTGCGCAGCGCCTGGCGGCTTTTGAGACCAATATTATTGCATTCGATCCTTATGCCAACCCGGCTCGTGCTGCACAACTAGGCGTGGAATTGGTTTCACTGGAAGAGCTTATGTCTCGCTCTGACTTTGTCACTATTCACTTGCCAAAAACCAAAGAAACCGCTGGCATGTTTGATGCTGAATTGCTGTCCAAGGCAAAGAAGGGGCAGATCATTATCAATGCTGCTCGAGGTGGACTTGTTGATGAGCAAGCACTTGCAGATGCCATTGATTCAGGCCAAATTCGTGGCGCCGGTTTTGATGTCTATGCCGCAGAGCCATGCACCGATTCGCCATTATTCGGCCGCCCCGAGGTTGTAGTTACTCCTCACCTCGGTGCTTCGACTGTGGAGGCACAAGATCGTGCAGGTACTGATGTTGCGGAGTCTGTTCTTAAGGCGCTGGCAGGAGAATTTGTTGCAGATGCTGTGAATATTTCTGGCGGTGCGGTCGGTGAAGAAGTCGCCCTGTGGCTCGAATTAGTGCGTAAACTTGGATTGGTAGCTGGGCATCTTCTTGATGGCTTCCCGGCAGCGATTGAAGTGGAAGCTCGCGGTGAGCTTTCTACCGAGGAAGTCAGTGCATTAGGTCTTTCTGCAATGCGCGGTTTGTTCTCCGCAGTTCTTGATGAGACGGTCACGTTTGTAAATGCTCCACGCATTGCGGAGGAACGCGGCGTACGAGTGAAAACTTCAACCGTTCCACAATCAGTCAGTCACCGGTCTGTTGTAGAGGTCAAGGTTATTGCTGGCGACGGCGCGACCGCAAGCGTTGTTGGTGCGCTTACTGGTTTGGAGCGCGTCGATAAGATCGTCCGAATCAATGGACGCGGCCTTGATATGCGTGCTGAGGGCCGTAATTTGTTCCTGCAGTATGAGGATGCTCCTGGTGCCTTGGGCAAGGTTGGTACGAAGCTCGGCGCTGCTGGCATTAATATTGTGGCCGCAGCTTTATCGCAAGATTCCGAAGGTACGGGTGCCACGTTGATTTTGCGTGTCGATTCTGAAGTTCCGGCTGAGCTTGTGGAAGATATTGCCGCCGAAATCGGAGCTACAGCATTCCAACTCGACTTGGATTAATCATTTTTATGTTCGATGGGTTCTGAGGGTATTAAGATACCCAAAGAGCCCATTTTTTCATACCAACTTGGGAAAACGATCATAGCTATACCATTGTGGGCGTCTCTACTCGCACTACCTGTACCGTAGTTACAGTGAACACTAGTTTTCTGGATAACGTACTCGCTGAAAACGGAATTGAATTTTCTAATAATAAGTTCGTATACCGCTGGGATGGTGAGCTTGCTGCAGATGCACAGATTCGTGCATTGGCGCAGGCCAGTGGCTTTAATGCGCAGTGGAATGCACCAATAATGGTGGTTGATGGCGCTAATGTTATGGGGCGCTGGTATGTACCTTCGGCGGGGGAGCTGACGGTTGGCCAAGCCCGCGCGGCCGTCGATACGCTGGGCAAGGGGGTGTTGGCAATGCGTGAAGTTTTAGGCGAATCAATAGGAGAATTCAGCGTTGACTGGGAAGCTGATGCGCCACGAGTGACCTATGGTCGTATAGAAGATTGGTTCGCACAGCGCGGGGTTGCTGAATTGCCACAAGATAATGAGACTGGAGCATTGTGTTTATCTATGGATGGCACGCCAGTAGATATTCATATAGGGGACGTGTTCTCTGTCCAAGTTTCCGCACATATCCCTGATGGTGATCCGGCGCAAGTACTGCATTTATGTAATCTGCTTAATAAATCGGATGGTCCTGCGGTTTGTGGAGTATTGAATGGTGAACAATGGTGGGCCATTGCACGGTATACGGTGGAAGCTCGTGCCGGGCTAAGTGACGCACAATTAGATGCAGCTATTCGGGAAGGGGTAACCGGTGCGGGTGCAAAAGTACGCGATCTCTTACGTGCTCGCCGTGGGTGATACACTACCCATGTTCGTGTAGTGAGAAAGGAATTCCGCATTATGAAACTCGCTGTGATTGGTGGAGATGGCATCGGCCCTGAGGTCACCCCGGAGGCACTTAAAGTTTTATATGCAGTGCGATCTGATATTGAAACCACCGACTATGATCTCGGGGCACGTCGGTACCTTCGAAATGGCGAACTCTTAACCGATGCGGACCTAGCCTCATTACGCGAGCATGATGCGATTCTTTTGGGGGCAATCGGAGCCCCTGGTGAAGTCCCTCCGGGGGTACTTGAGCGCGGACTGCTGCTGAAAATGCGGTTCGCACTTGACCACCACGTTAATCTGCGACCTGCGAAACTTTACCCAACCTCGACTTCGCCGCTAGCCAATCCGGGTGAAATTGATTTTATTGTGGTGCGTGAAGGTACCGAGGGCTTGTACTGCGGAAATGGTGGAACGCTCCGAGAAGGAACCAAATATGAAGTTGCATCGGAGGTCAGCCAAAACACTCGTTACGGGGTAGAGCGAGTAGTGCGAGACGCTTTTGAACGAGCACAAAGCCGCCGTAAGCACCTGACACTTGTGCATAAGACAAACGTACTTGTTTATGCTGGTGGACTTTGGCAACGTACGGTCAATGAAATCGCAAAAGAATATCCAGAAGTAACCGTTGAATACAACCACATCGATGCAGCGACCATCTATATGGTGACTAACCCCGAACGTTACGATGTCATTGTGACCGACAACCTGTTCGGCGATATTTTAACGGATCTTGCGGGGGCAGTTACCGGCGGAATTGGGCTGGCTGCCTCTGGAAACATTGATGCTACTGGTACGAATCCGTCAATGTTTGAACCTGTTCATGGCTCGGCACCTGATATTGCCGGAAAAGGTATAGCCGATCCAACTGCAGCGATTCTTTCCGCAGCGATGATGCTGCGCCATCTCGATGATGAAACCAATGCATTACGCATTGAACAAGCAATCGCTAGAGATGTAGCTACCCGTAAAAATACCCCAATTCGGACCGAAGAAATTGGCGATCGGATTGTAGCAGCGCTTAGTAAGTAAATTCCTGGTGAGCTTCTTCCGAGGAAAACTACGCATGTAAAAACCCAAATCACCGGTAGTTCGCCATGGAGACTGGTGGGGAAGCCGGTGATTTGGGCATTGCTGGTTGGGTTCATGTAGCGCTCGTAATGGATCTCCTTTCAGTTACAGGGCGAGAAACTTTTTGGGTAAGCGGATTAAATGGTTGATCTTACCTTTGCATGAGAGTGAGACAGACCGGCATCTCATCGGATTATCTGGTTGATGCTTCACCTACTGCTGGTGCATGTTTCCTTCGCTAATTCCAGCAAGAACCCCACACGCCTCAACTTCCCGGTCATCGTTGCAACTCGCTCTCAGTGAAACGAGTTGTTTCTCAAGCGCTTGCAGAGCGGTTATCTGCGACCGCACATGAGAGATGTGATCATCGAGCAAGGTGTTGACGGCGGTACAAGGCTGATGAGGGTCGTCCTGATAGCTCTGTAGTTCGTGAATCTCAGCCAGTGACAGGCCCAGGATTCTGCAGCGACGGATGAAGGCCAGCCCCTCACCATGCTTCTCGGTATAGACACGGTAACCGTTGTCCTGCCGATCAGGCGGCGGCAACAAGCCCTGCTGTTCATAGAAGCGGATCGTCTGTGTTTCGACCCCTACCAACTGCGCCAACTGACCAATGCGCATCAGCCTCCTCCCCAACGGATTCTTTACTCTATTGACCTTATAGTAGCTTTATAGTTTAAAATGGTACCACAACATTGTTCAAGTGGAGTCGTATCATGAGCAAATCCTGTGGTGGCGCCTGTGGCGGTGATGCAACGTCCGCAGCGGATACCGATATACAGGCCTCCTCCGAGGCGCCAGGGAGATGGGTCAGTGTTTATGCCGTGCCGAAGATGGACTGTCCATCAGAAGAACGAATGATTCGCCTAGCCCTGAACGGCTTTGAGGAGATTCGGGCGCTGTCCTTCGACTTGTCGAACCGCCGGCTGAAGGTCGTGCATGACGGCGAGGTCGAGCCCGTCACCTCGAAACTGAAGACCTTGGGGCTAGGCGCCTCGCTTCAGGAAACCGTCGCTGCAAATCCGGAGACCATCAAGGCCGCCGAGTTTTCGGCAGCTTCTGCTAAGCAAGAATCCGGGACCCTGCGCTGGTTGCTCGGCATCAATGCACTTCTGTTCGTGGTGGAAATGACTGCCGGTCTGATCGCCCGGTCCACCGGCCTGATTGGAGAATCCCTGGACAATTTTGCCGATGCGGCGGTGTACGGGCTTGCCCTTTATGCGGTTGGACATAGCGTGAAAATGCAGGTACGTGCCGCGCATCTTGCTGGTGTACTGCAACTGATCTTGGCTGTGGGCGTGCTCGTAGAGGTGGTGAGACGCTTTGTATTCGGTAGTGAGCCTGAATCGCTGGTGATGATGGCTATCGCATTCGTCGCATTGATTGCCAATACCAGTTGTCTGCTGCTCATATCCAAACATCGGGAAGGTGGGGCGCACATGAAGGCAAGCTGGATATTCTCGGCCAACGACGTGGTGATCAACCTGGGGGTCATCACCGCCGGCGCCCTGGTCGCGTGGACCGGTTCCAATTATCCGGATCTGATTATCGGCACCATCGCGGGGGGCATTGTACTTAACGGTGCCAGACGCATTTTGGCGTTGAAGGGTTAAATAATGCTCATTATTGGCAAAAAGCTCTCGCCGTATGCCCTATTGTCCATATCGGGCCTGCTGGCAGCGTCTGATCAGGCTGTAAAGTGGCTGGTGCAGCAATCAATGGCCTATGGCGAGTATGTTTCGGTGACCCCGTTCTTTAACTGGGTGCACCTATGGAACACCGGTGCCGCATTCAGTCTTTTTGCGAATGGTGGAGGCTGGCAGCGCTACTTTTTTATCGGAATCACGGTAGTGGTCTCGATTTTTCTGATCAAGCTGATCCTTGAAAATCGTCATAAAGGAGAAGCCATCGCTTACAGTCTTATCCTCGGTGGCGCCATGGGTAACCTGATTGACCGGGTCTTTCGCGGCTATGTTGTGGATTCCTTTGATTTCTATTGGCGAGACTGGCATTGGCCGGCCTTCAACCTGGCTGATATTGCAATTGTCCTCGGTGCCTTACTTTTCGTTTCCAGCAGCTTGTTGGGTAAAAAAGCAAACACCAATGCCGAGTCGGATGGATCTGACTGACACCTACGCCTATACAACACCATGACCGAACTTCCCGACAACATCCTTCACCTGCCGCAATACCAAGTACTGGGCTGCAAATCAACCGACGACGAAATGCACTTCCAGGTGGACGTGCCCGATCCCATCGCCTGCGAGGAATGCGGCGTGCAGGGTGAGTTCGTACGGTTCGGCAAGCGTGACGTTCCCTATCGTGATCTGCCCATCCACGGCAAACGGGTCACTCTCTGGGTGGTCCGCCGCCGATACACCTGCCGGGCCTGCAAGACAACATTCAGGCCCCAGCTACCGGAGATGGTGGACGGATTCCGTATGACACTGCGGCTGCATGAGTACGTGGAGAAGGAATCCTTCAACCACCCCTACACCTTTGTGGCGGCACAGACCGGCCTGGACGAGAAGACGGTGCGCGACATCTTCAACGCCCGCGCCGAGTTCCTGGGGCGCTGGCACCGCTTCGAGACGCCCCGCATCCTGGGCATTGACGAGCTATACCTGAACAAGCGCTACCGCTGCATTCTGACCAACATTGAGGAGCGAACCCTGCTCGACCTGCTGGCCACCCGCCGCCAGGACGTGGTGACCAACTACCTGATGAAGCTGAAAGACCGGCAGAAGGTCGAGATCGTCAGCATGGACATGTGGAACCCCTACCGGGCAGCGGTCAAGGCTGTGCTGCCCCAGGCCCGTATCGTGGTCGATAAGTTCCATGTGGTGCGCATGGCCAACGATGCCCTAGAGAGAGTGCGCAAGGGCCTCAGAAAGGAGCTGAAACCGTCCCAGAGCCGGACTCTCAAGGGAGACCGGAAAATCCTGCTGAAACGCGCTCACGAAGTCTCAGACCGGGAGCGCCTCATCATGGAGACCTGGACAGGCGCGTTCCCGCAACTGCTGGCCGCCTACGAGCACAAGGAGCGCTTCTACGGCATCTGGGACGCCACCACACGGCTCCAGGCAGAAGCCGCCCTGGACGAGTGGATAGCCACCATCCCGAAGGGCCAAAAGGAAGTCTGGAGCGATCTGGTCAGGGCAGTGGGAAACTGGCGCGAAGAGACCATGACCTACTTCGAGACGGACATGCCCGTCACCAACGCTTACACGGAGTCCATCAACCGACTGGCCAAGGACAAGAACCGTGAAGGGCGCGGTTACTCCTTCGAGGTGATGCGGGCACGAATGCTCTACACCACGAAGCACAAGAAGAAGGCACCGACTGCGAAGGTCTCTCCTTTCTACAAGAAAACCATCGGTTACGGACTGCCGGACTTCGCAGAGGAACTCAACTACGGAGTCGATCTATCAACCATCTGAGGGTGGTATCAGATTGATGGGGTGAAGGTGACCCATCAACCATTAAATCCGTATACCCAACTTTTTTAGCTGCTCACGTTCACTTGGAAGTCCAAGATCACTGAGCCGATAGCGAAGCGTATCCACCAAACCACCACTCCAAACACTGTTGTTTTCAGCCAAAGCTTTGAGCATTACGCGCTGGGTACTGGTAAATTTGGTCTGGCCTTTAAATGTGAACATGAAAAGTTCTAACCATTCATAGCATCGGAAATTTCCATGCCGCATTACAGCAACAGCTGCGGGCAGAATTTCGTCGATACTTTTAGCTCTACGCAAAAGCTCCCGGATCAAAGGTTGCAATACTTCTGCAGGATAATGTGGGTCCCATGTAGTGATATGTGCAAGCGAATGATTTAGCTCACGAGTCCCCTTGCGATTATGAGTATGAATCGCTGCGAATGCTCGAACGATGGGATCGGGGTCATCAAGGTGCCTTGACACACTATGGCCCAGTTTCCCAAGCGCATCGATGAGTGGCCAGCGGATAATGCTTCCTAGCCATGAATCGAGTTCGAGTATGAGACGATTACGAACTAATCGACGGTACTTTCGGGTATGTGGTGTGCTCACCCAGGCGACAAGCACATTTGTAAGCTCAATGTAATCAGTGGGGGAACTAAATTCCAGATTGAGAAGCTTGGGAATTACCTCTTCCGTAATCGTAGATTCGCGGGCAAAGTTCTCACCTGCAAATTTTAACCATTTGAGGAGATCGCTGCGAAGTGTCTCATAGAACACACTTTGAGGATCAAGTTCATCAAGTGCGGCAATAACGAACAATACCGCCGGATCTGCAGCTGGATAGTAGGAACCTTGATGTGTTGTAGCAACAATCAGATGATCAACAGCATGTGCGATGCTCCGTTCATCATCGCCAAGCAGTGCCCGTAAGTGCTTTGGAGTATCTTCCGCACTTCCGTATGCATGGTACAACCTTGACCAGTTAGTGTATTCTAGGATTTCTTCGGTTGGTGAAAGATCGACAATCTTCACGTTTCCTCCTCAAAAAGGTACTACGAAATGATGAGGCCGATACGTGAAGTGTAGCCCGCAATATTGCTTGTTTGAAGAGGTTTTCCTTAGTAACCTCCTTTAAAAACACTGCTTATTGAGTGATTGAATCACAGGCTTTACCAAAATGTTACATACGACAGATCTGCTACTTTTTCTGTGAAAACGTTCCCTTTTTAAGTGTTGATCCGAAAAAAATTTCGTGTTTGTGTGTAGGGGATCTGCGTAAAGATTTAGCCATATTAGACAGGTGGAAGAGCGTTCGAGTCTTTCTGCTGCTCTGGTTCATGAAGGCGGGCTCGTGTGTCAGGATCACAAAACGGTAGATTGCGAAAACATTTTCTATAAAAGCGGGGTTAAGTTGTTTATAACATTTTGTTACCTTGGTGTTATTAAATCCCTTATGGTGCGGTGCAGTGCTGCCTGCTTCGCTGCGCTGTGCTGTGTGGGGTTTGGGGGTGTACGGTTCAAACGGTTTTTATGGGACCTGTGGGGTTTGCGGCTTGGTTTTTGGCTGGTGGTTTGGTTTTTGGCTGGTGGTTTGGTTGTGTGCTTGTGGTGAGCTGGGATTTGGTTGGGAGGTGCTTGGTCTGGTTGGCTGCTGGCCAGGAGGTGTTCAGTCTTTTTGGCCACCGGCCGGTCTTTTCTGGCGCTGGTTGGGCGTGTTGTCACAGATTCCATTTTCGGCCGATTTTATGGAATCTGCGACACGATAGGTAGGGAACCTGTCACGAATTCCATTTTTTTCGCTGTTTTTATGGAATCTGCGACAAACCCCAGGTCAACGATTGTGCGCAATGTTGGTTGCTGTCACAAATTCCATTTTTTCAGGCGATTTTATGGAATCTATGACAGTAAGGATGAAAGTATATCTAGTTTAATAGGGTCAACCTATCAAACACCCAGGAAACTAGCTCAATCCTCTGAAAAAGCGTCCGATGCACTGGAAAACCAACTCAAGAACCCCAAAAACCAACGACCAGCCAACCCACCCCCAAAAACCAGCGACGACCAGCCAACCCACCCCCAAAACCCAGCACCGCACTTCTAGCATTATGGAACAAAAGATCAGCCTAAATTTCGGGGGCAAATTCATGTTTGTTCTTGGTAATGTGTGCCTGTGGATACTACGCACGGTTCAATCTTGGTTCCAAGGTGGTCACAGTGAGGTAATTCCTGGTGATCCGTTCGAGCAGGCTCGGGAGTTGCTGTATTTATGCGATGGTGTTTGGCCAGCAATGTTTCTGCAGCTAATTCGTACACACTGAC contains the following coding sequences:
- the lspA gene encoding signal peptidase II, coding for MLIIGKKLSPYALLSISGLLAASDQAVKWLVQQSMAYGEYVSVTPFFNWVHLWNTGAAFSLFANGGGWQRYFFIGITVVVSIFLIKLILENRHKGEAIAYSLILGGAMGNLIDRVFRGYVVDSFDFYWRDWHWPAFNLADIAIVLGALLFVSSSLLGKKANTNAESDGSD
- a CDS encoding ISL3-like element ISPpu12 family transposase; the protein is MTELPDNILHLPQYQVLGCKSTDDEMHFQVDVPDPIACEECGVQGEFVRFGKRDVPYRDLPIHGKRVTLWVVRRRYTCRACKTTFRPQLPEMVDGFRMTLRLHEYVEKESFNHPYTFVAAQTGLDEKTVRDIFNARAEFLGRWHRFETPRILGIDELYLNKRYRCILTNIEERTLLDLLATRRQDVVTNYLMKLKDRQKVEIVSMDMWNPYRAAVKAVLPQARIVVDKFHVVRMANDALERVRKGLRKELKPSQSRTLKGDRKILLKRAHEVSDRERLIMETWTGAFPQLLAAYEHKERFYGIWDATTRLQAEAALDEWIATIPKGQKEVWSDLVRAVGNWREETMTYFETDMPVTNAYTESINRLAKDKNREGRGYSFEVMRARMLYTTKHKKKAPTAKVSPFYKKTIGYGLPDFAEELNYGVDLSTI